From a region of the Acetonema longum DSM 6540 genome:
- a CDS encoding DUF255 domain-containing protein yields the protein MLLDKIPNRLVNEKSPYLLQHAYNPVDWYPWGSDAFARAKAEDKPIFLSVGYS from the coding sequence ATGTTATTAGATAAAATACCCAATAGATTGGTAAACGAGAAATCGCCTTATCTGCTGCAACACGCTTATAATCCTGTGGATTGGTACCCGTGGGGCTCAGATGCCTTTGCAAGAGCAAAGGCCGAGGATAAGCCGATATTCCTCTCTGTTGGGTATAGCTGA